A single Thermoanaerobacterium sp. RBIITD DNA region contains:
- a CDS encoding HD domain-containing protein, whose product MSLINKIKRILGDYAEKIYVVGGTVRDRILNREINDYDFAVLGDVSSISKLVAEKLGGSYVPYAEERGTYRVVFEGTIMDFTDMKGKDIYEDLLHRDFTINAMAMKLTDFFDMDFIIDPMGGLNDLRNKKIKYVSENSFDDDPLRMLRAVRFASMYKFNIEEKTKHLIKEKANLIKNISSERIMYEIYIILKSKESFKYIRLMDELGLMDAIFPEVYKMKDIGKCYYHVLDAWHHSIKTVEEYENIIEDLRFPVDISKMICEYLDKDLSSGKKIRDILKLAALFHDIGKPESIYIDAENHIHFYNHDIKGEKVLSGITRRMKMGKKESSLIKKMVLYHMNPLSIYVNGISNKPLFKLFSDLEDDSIGCLLLSQADVVSTRVAADRLSDAEHYRDFILRMFRRYVDYNNTKTPLLTPLDIIVNFDLKNYKLLNQILYEIRKNQFYGDIEDRNDAIKFVEERMKMKKI is encoded by the coding sequence ATGTCTTTGATTAATAAAATAAAACGAATACTTGGTGATTATGCTGAGAAAATATATGTTGTTGGTGGGACCGTTAGGGATAGAATACTAAATAGAGAAATTAATGATTATGATTTTGCAGTTTTGGGTGATGTTTCATCGATATCGAAGCTAGTGGCAGAAAAGCTTGGGGGATCATACGTACCGTATGCAGAGGAAAGAGGGACATACAGGGTTGTATTTGAAGGGACAATCATGGATTTTACAGATATGAAAGGAAAAGACATATATGAAGACTTATTACACAGAGATTTTACTATAAATGCAATGGCTATGAAACTAACTGATTTTTTTGACATGGATTTTATTATAGATCCAATGGGCGGGTTAAATGATTTGAGAAATAAGAAGATCAAATATGTAAGCGAAAATTCTTTTGATGATGACCCATTAAGGATGCTTCGTGCAGTAAGGTTTGCTTCAATGTACAAATTTAATATAGAAGAAAAAACTAAACATCTAATAAAGGAAAAAGCAAATTTAATAAAAAACATATCATCTGAAAGAATAATGTATGAAATCTACATAATATTAAAGTCAAAAGAATCATTTAAATATATTAGATTAATGGACGAGCTTGGATTAATGGATGCCATTTTTCCAGAGGTTTACAAGATGAAAGATATAGGTAAATGTTATTATCATGTTCTTGATGCATGGCATCATTCTATAAAGACGGTTGAAGAATATGAAAATATTATAGAAGATTTAAGATTCCCTGTTGATATTTCAAAAATGATATGTGAATATCTTGATAAAGACCTTTCGTCTGGAAAGAAAATAAGAGATATTTTGAAACTTGCGGCATTATTTCATGATATAGGTAAACCGGAATCAATTTACATTGATGCTGAAAATCACATACATTTTTACAATCATGATATAAAAGGTGAAAAAGTTTTGTCAGGTATTACTAGAAGGATGAAAATGGGGAAAAAGGAATCTTCATTGATAAAAAAGATGGTCCTATATCATATGAACCCTTTATCTATCTATGTTAATGGTATATCGAATAAGCCGCTTTTTAAACTTTTCTCTGACCTTGAGGATGATTCAATTGGGTGTTTATTATTGTCCCAGGCTGATGTTGTTTCAACAAGGGTTGCAGCAGATAGGTTAAGCGATGCTGAGCATTATAGGGATTTCATATTGAGAATGTTTAGAAGATATGTCGACTATAATAATACAAAAACTCCGCTTTTGACACCACTCGATATAATAGTAAACTTTGACCTTAAAAATTATAAACTGCTTAATCAAATATTATATGAGATAAGAAAAAATCAGTTTTACGGAGATATTGAAGATAGAAATGATGCAATAAAATTCGTTGAGGAAAGAATGAAAATGAAGAAAATTTAG
- a CDS encoding spore maturation protein, whose protein sequence is MLKLISEWIIPVILMLIPLYGLLKHVKVYEVFVDGAKDGINTIIKIFPALLVMLVAIGVLRASGTLDLLAKLLTPLTTKIGMPSEAVPLALIRPLSGSGALGVATELIKSHGPDSFISKLASVMYGSTETTFYVLAVYFGSVGIKKMRHSVLAGIFADIVAILASVFYSRLFF, encoded by the coding sequence ATGTTAAAGCTTATTTCTGAATGGATTATACCAGTTATATTAATGTTAATTCCTCTTTACGGATTGCTAAAACATGTTAAAGTATATGAAGTATTTGTCGATGGTGCGAAAGACGGCATAAATACGATCATCAAGATATTTCCGGCACTTTTAGTAATGCTTGTGGCTATTGGTGTATTAAGAGCATCCGGCACCCTAGATTTATTGGCAAAGCTACTTACACCTTTGACGACAAAGATAGGTATGCCTTCAGAAGCTGTTCCATTAGCACTTATAAGGCCTCTTTCAGGAAGCGGTGCTCTTGGGGTTGCAACGGAACTGATTAAGTCTCATGGGCCTGATTCATTTATCTCAAAACTCGCCTCTGTCATGTATGGCTCAACTGAAACAACATTTTATGTATTAGCGGTATATTTTGGATCTGTAGGAATTAAAAAAATGAGGCATTCAGTTTTAGCTGGCATTTTCGCAGACATAGTTGCTATACTTGCATCTGTTTTTTATAGTAGACTCTTTTTTTGA
- a CDS encoding TatD family hydrolase, whose product MLIDSHAHLEDEKYDDDRDDVIRRCKDELTLVINVGSNIETSKKSIELAKSNEFIYAAIGIHPEHSQKEINDIETIEKLLSQEKVVAIGEIGLDYYYGDPPVEYQKQCFIEQIRLAKKYNLPIVIHDRDAHGDVLDIVKNEWTSSLRGVFHSYSGSSEMAFQLIEMNFYISLGGPVTFKNAKKALDVASKIPIEKLLIETDSPYLTPVPYRGKRNEPVNVKYVAKKIAEIKNIDYEEVCNITANNSASLFSINL is encoded by the coding sequence ATGCTTATAGATTCACATGCGCATTTAGAAGATGAAAAATACGATGATGACAGAGATGATGTGATTAGAAGGTGCAAAGATGAGCTTACATTAGTGATAAATGTTGGATCAAATATTGAGACTTCAAAAAAATCGATTGAGCTTGCTAAGAGCAATGAATTTATATATGCTGCTATTGGCATTCACCCTGAGCATTCACAAAAGGAGATAAATGACATTGAGACTATCGAGAAATTGTTATCTCAAGAAAAAGTTGTTGCTATAGGAGAGATTGGCCTTGACTATTATTATGGCGATCCACCAGTGGAATATCAGAAACAATGTTTTATAGAACAGATAAGGCTTGCAAAAAAGTATAATTTACCAATTGTAATTCATGATAGGGATGCACATGGAGATGTTCTGGATATCGTGAAGAATGAGTGGACAAGCAGCTTAAGAGGAGTTTTTCACAGCTATTCAGGCAGCAGCGAGATGGCATTTCAATTAATTGAAATGAATTTTTATATTTCTCTTGGTGGACCTGTCACATTTAAAAACGCCAAGAAAGCTTTGGATGTTGCGTCAAAAATACCTATAGAAAAATTATTGATAGAGACTGATAGCCCATATTTGACACCTGTACCATATAGGGGAAAGCGAAATGAACCAGTTAATGTGAAATATGTTGCAAAAAAAATAGCTGAGATAAAAAATATAGATTATGAAGAAGTATGTAATATTACTGCTAATAATTCGGCAAGTTTATTTAGTATAAATTTGTGA
- a CDS encoding papain-like cysteine protease family protein, producing MKKYLISLLLCLALVFSTTIAFASSVKLSIPQGPDYKQPDGSMWCWAASNKCIIQFIKGSSKSQSDIVYDEFGNRSLNQGATLEQAKESLGRYGLKSSLQDNGLSFNGVVSQINNNHPIFARIENGGGLLYSHANTIRGYDTSTNMLYFEDPYDGLYHAQNFNDYSSGVHWDGYAYEWDGSIFDISIK from the coding sequence ATGAAAAAGTACTTAATTTCGCTTCTATTGTGTCTGGCATTAGTTTTTTCGACAACTATTGCGTTTGCGAGCTCTGTAAAATTAAGCATTCCACAAGGACCTGATTATAAACAACCAGATGGCTCGATGTGGTGTTGGGCTGCTTCGAACAAGTGCATAATTCAATTTATTAAGGGATCTTCTAAATCACAAAGTGATATAGTCTATGATGAGTTTGGTAACCGAAGTTTAAATCAAGGTGCAACTCTTGAACAAGCAAAAGAGTCATTAGGAAGATATGGTCTTAAATCCTCATTACAAGACAATGGACTTAGCTTTAACGGTGTAGTATCACAAATTAATAATAATCATCCTATCTTTGCCAGGATAGAAAATGGTGGTGGATTATTGTATTCCCATGCTAATACAATTAGAGGATACGATACGTCAACAAATATGTTATATTTTGAAGACCCTTATGATGGCCTTTACCATGCCCAAAACTTTAATGATTATTCATCTGGTGTGCACTGGGACGGTTATGCTTATGAATGGGATGGTAGTATATTTGATATAAGCATTAAATAA
- the rsmA gene encoding 16S rRNA (adenine(1518)-N(6)/adenine(1519)-N(6))-dimethyltransferase RsmA, with translation MKINGFNTKKRLGQNFIFDRNILSKIADCAEITGDDYVIEIGAGLGTLTKELAERAKKVVAFEIDGEAIEKLKENLKEYQNVVILNDDIMKVNLEEIVDKYFDGEVCKVVANLPYYITSPIIMLLLKSHLIREITILIQKEVAERICAGPGSKEYGVLTIAVNYYSKPEMLLQLPPDVFFPKPKVSSTLIKLHVYDKPSIEVKDEKLFFRIVKASFGQRRKVITNSLKSVGIEKSIILNALLKCGIDEKQRGETLSIQKFAELSNIISEMKM, from the coding sequence TTGAAAATTAATGGATTTAATACTAAAAAGAGACTTGGACAGAATTTCATATTTGATAGAAATATTTTATCAAAAATAGCAGATTGCGCTGAAATAACTGGGGATGATTATGTAATAGAAATAGGTGCAGGACTTGGAACCTTGACAAAGGAGCTTGCAGAAAGGGCAAAAAAGGTTGTAGCTTTTGAGATTGACGGAGAAGCTATAGAAAAACTTAAAGAAAACTTAAAAGAGTATCAAAATGTGGTTATATTAAACGATGATATAATGAAAGTGAATTTAGAAGAAATTGTAGATAAATATTTTGATGGTGAGGTGTGCAAGGTAGTTGCAAATCTGCCGTATTATATAACGTCTCCTATTATAATGCTGCTGTTAAAATCACATTTGATTAGGGAAATTACGATTTTAATACAAAAAGAAGTAGCTGAAAGAATATGTGCAGGACCCGGTAGCAAAGAATATGGCGTACTGACAATTGCTGTTAATTATTATTCAAAACCTGAAATGTTATTACAATTGCCACCAGATGTTTTTTTCCCGAAACCAAAAGTGAGTTCTACATTGATAAAGCTTCATGTTTATGACAAACCTTCCATTGAGGTAAAAGATGAGAAACTATTTTTCAGAATTGTAAAGGCGTCCTTTGGACAGAGGAGAAAAGTGATAACAAATTCATTAAAATCAGTTGGCATAGAAAAGTCTATTATACTAAATGCTCTTTTAAAGTGTGGGATAGATGAAAAACAACGGGGTGAAACCTTATCAATACAAAAATTTGCTGAGCTTTCAAATATTATTAGTGAGATGAAAATGTAA
- a CDS encoding HPr family phosphocarrier protein translates to MKEFKVSLNSIDKVKNFVEKMAKYPFEIDVVSGRYVIDAKSIMGIFSLNLENVLTVVPHVTDEDTLSKFTNDLKEYLA, encoded by the coding sequence ATGAAGGAATTTAAAGTAAGCCTTAATTCAATAGACAAGGTTAAAAACTTCGTAGAAAAAATGGCAAAATACCCTTTTGAAATTGATGTTGTTTCAGGCCGGTATGTAATAGATGCGAAATCCATTATGGGAATATTCAGCCTGAATCTTGAAAACGTACTTACAGTAGTGCCACATGTGACAGATGAGGATACATTGTCAAAATTTACTAACGACTTGAAAGAATATCTCGCCTAA
- a CDS encoding tetratricopeptide repeat protein: MEFLTPGEKVKKIRKMLKIKQRELQDENITRGFISMIESNRSGMSIDTAKAIVEKFNKRAKELGIHLNINEEYLLLTPKQEAEKYCLEKLNNNIEYQHIKDIDEIIEISEKYVLTEIKIKAYIKRADLEFENHKYKKAFLDYHEALDILINTGDKSLQAFLYNKLGRCKINEGDYIEALTYFNKTLYYSLQINDLKTKKNAIYNIALCYKKLNKFDTAFKYIDEYLSLIDKNEEFTHYVYINILKANCYKDKKEYEKAINLYQDLIKEVNDTDITLVGYIYSNLAEIYLEQSNFDKSLECFNIAEKIRRDNDMTNLHHTLIDKANVYIKNENYNEALKLLEEGINLSYRNNDIEYILRGNYMLTDIYKHLDDNKNLNNTYMKIIDVLENVNNEREIIKIFANLSLMNLEQGNAKECKDYLNKIIEKINQNEHAIKTNTF, translated from the coding sequence ATGGAATTTTTAACTCCTGGTGAAAAAGTTAAAAAAATAAGAAAGATGCTTAAGATTAAGCAGAGAGAACTACAGGATGAAAACATAACAAGAGGTTTTATAAGCATGATTGAAAGCAACAGAAGCGGAATGAGCATTGATACTGCAAAAGCAATCGTAGAAAAATTTAATAAAAGGGCAAAAGAACTTGGTATACATTTAAACATAAATGAAGAATATCTTCTTTTAACTCCCAAACAGGAAGCAGAAAAATATTGCCTTGAAAAATTAAATAATAATATAGAATATCAACATATAAAAGATATTGATGAAATAATCGAAATTTCCGAAAAATACGTATTAACTGAAATAAAAATTAAAGCTTATATAAAAAGGGCAGATTTGGAATTTGAAAATCATAAATATAAAAAAGCTTTTTTAGATTATCACGAAGCACTTGACATATTGATTAATACAGGAGATAAATCACTACAAGCATTCCTTTATAACAAACTTGGAAGATGTAAAATAAATGAGGGAGATTATATTGAAGCATTAACATATTTCAATAAAACATTGTATTATTCGCTTCAAATCAATGACTTAAAAACTAAGAAAAATGCAATTTATAACATCGCTTTATGTTATAAAAAGCTTAACAAATTTGATACAGCATTTAAATATATAGATGAATATCTATCGTTAATTGATAAAAATGAGGAATTTACGCATTATGTATATATAAATATTCTAAAGGCAAATTGTTATAAAGATAAAAAAGAATATGAAAAAGCTATTAATTTATATCAAGACTTAATTAAAGAAGTTAACGATACCGACATTACATTGGTTGGATATATATATTCTAACCTCGCAGAGATATATCTTGAACAAAGTAATTTCGATAAATCATTAGAATGCTTTAACATCGCAGAAAAAATTAGACGAGATAACGATATGACAAATTTGCATCATACATTGATTGATAAAGCAAATGTTTATATAAAAAACGAAAACTACAACGAAGCTTTAAAATTACTTGAAGAGGGCATAAATCTATCATATAGAAATAACGATATTGAATATATATTGAGAGGAAACTATATGCTAACTGACATTTATAAACATTTAGACGATAATAAAAATCTTAATAATACTTACATGAAAATAATAGATGTATTAGAAAATGTAAATAATGAACGTGAAATCATAAAAATCTTTGCAAATTTGTCCCTTATGAATCTTGAACAAGGAAATGCTAAAGAATGCAAAGACTATCTTAATAAAATAATTGAAAAAATAAACCAAAACGAACATGCAATTAAAACAAATACATTTTAA
- the metG gene encoding methionine--tRNA ligase, with amino-acid sequence MAKTFYITTPIYYPSDKLHIGHSYTTVAADAMARFKRLTGYDVRFLTGTDEHGQKIQRKAKEKGVTPKQYVDEIVAWIKDLWKTMDISNDQFIRTTDKQHEEIVQKIFTKLYEKGDIYKSEYEGWYCTPCETFWTEKQLVDGNCPDCGRPVELVKEESYFFKLSNYADRLLKYYEEHPDFIQPESRLNEMVSFIKSGLEDLCVSRTSFDWGVKVPFDPKHVVYVWIDALSNYITALGYSTDYDEDFKKYWPADVHLVGKEIVRFHTIIWPAMLMALDLPLPKKVFGHGWLILDGGKMSKSKGNVVDPKELVSKYGVDAIRYFLLREVPFGADGVFSNEALISRINSDLANDFGNLLSRTVTMVEKYFGGSVPEAGEKEEIDDDLISIANVLPKVVESYMDKLQFSNALTEIWKLIGRANKYIDETMPWVLAKDENKKGRLKTVLYNLVESLRFVAVLITPFMPNTPIKIYEQLGISDDLRTWDSLKFGLLKSGTKVKRGENIFPRIDVEKELKEAEKESPKKVELKEETNYIKIDDFAKIDLRVAEVLEAEKVEGADKLLKLKLKVGDEVRQVVSGLALHYKPEELVGKKLVLVANLEPKKLRGIESYGMILAASNEGKLTVVTLDKDIESGAKVK; translated from the coding sequence ATGGCAAAGACGTTTTACATTACAACACCAATCTATTATCCCAGTGATAAGCTTCACATAGGGCATTCTTATACGACTGTTGCTGCAGATGCGATGGCGCGGTTTAAAAGGCTTACAGGGTACGATGTGAGATTTTTGACAGGTACAGATGAGCATGGTCAGAAGATACAGAGAAAGGCTAAGGAAAAAGGCGTTACGCCAAAGCAGTATGTTGATGAGATTGTGGCGTGGATCAAAGATTTGTGGAAGACAATGGACATAAGCAATGACCAGTTTATAAGGACAACAGACAAGCAGCATGAAGAGATTGTTCAAAAGATATTTACGAAACTTTATGAAAAGGGCGACATATATAAAAGCGAATATGAAGGATGGTATTGCACACCTTGTGAGACGTTTTGGACTGAGAAGCAGCTTGTTGATGGAAACTGTCCTGACTGCGGCAGACCTGTAGAGCTTGTGAAGGAGGAAAGTTACTTCTTTAAGCTGTCAAATTACGCAGATAGGCTTCTTAAGTACTATGAAGAACATCCGGACTTTATACAACCTGAATCAAGGTTGAATGAGATGGTTAGTTTCATAAAATCTGGTCTTGAGGACTTGTGTGTATCCAGAACGTCATTTGATTGGGGAGTAAAAGTTCCATTTGACCCTAAGCATGTGGTGTATGTTTGGATTGACGCGTTGTCTAATTATATAACTGCGCTGGGGTATTCTACGGATTACGATGAAGATTTTAAAAAGTACTGGCCGGCAGATGTGCACCTTGTTGGAAAGGAAATCGTAAGATTCCACACCATAATATGGCCTGCAATGCTTATGGCGCTGGATTTGCCTTTACCTAAGAAGGTATTTGGCCATGGCTGGCTTATACTGGATGGTGGAAAGATGTCAAAGTCAAAAGGAAACGTGGTTGATCCAAAAGAGCTTGTGTCAAAGTACGGTGTAGATGCTATAAGGTATTTCCTCTTAAGAGAGGTTCCGTTTGGAGCAGATGGTGTATTTTCAAATGAAGCGCTGATTTCCAGGATAAATTCGGACCTTGCAAATGACTTTGGCAATCTTCTAAGCAGAACTGTAACAATGGTGGAAAAATACTTTGGTGGGTCAGTGCCTGAAGCTGGGGAAAAAGAAGAAATCGATGACGATTTGATATCTATAGCCAACGTTCTGCCAAAAGTTGTTGAAAGCTATATGGATAAGCTGCAGTTTTCTAATGCCCTTACAGAAATCTGGAAGCTTATAGGTCGTGCAAACAAGTACATCGATGAGACGATGCCATGGGTTTTAGCGAAGGATGAAAATAAAAAGGGAAGGCTTAAGACGGTTCTTTACAACCTTGTTGAATCATTGAGGTTTGTTGCAGTTTTAATAACGCCGTTTATGCCAAATACGCCTATCAAGATATATGAACAGCTTGGGATTAGCGATGATTTAAGAACATGGGATAGCCTTAAATTCGGCTTACTGAAATCAGGCACAAAAGTTAAAAGAGGGGAGAATATTTTCCCAAGGATCGATGTAGAAAAGGAGCTTAAAGAAGCTGAAAAAGAATCGCCTAAAAAAGTAGAGCTAAAAGAAGAGACAAATTACATCAAAATAGACGATTTTGCAAAAATCGATTTGAGAGTTGCAGAAGTATTGGAAGCGGAAAAAGTAGAAGGCGCTGATAAATTATTAAAGCTTAAGCTTAAAGTCGGTGATGAAGTAAGGCAAGTTGTATCAGGACTTGCACTACATTACAAACCAGAGGAGCTGGTAGGCAAAAAACTTGTCCTCGTTGCTAACTTGGAGCCTAAAAAATTAAGAGGCATAGAATCGTACGGAATGATTTTGGCGGCATCAAACGAAGGCAAATTGACTGTCGTAACTTTAGATAAAGACATAGAAAGCGGTGCGAAGGTAAAATAA
- a CDS encoding G5 domain-containing protein, with translation METGNRRMWPAKFNDYIKKPVVILILAAIVISIISISVYVTLKKQVTITDNGKSTVVITFKHTLKELFTEKNIKLRKEDVVTPSLDSKIKEGMKVSIKRAYPVTVHVDGKDTTIYTVKPILKDALTQGNIVLSPYDKISVPVDSNTYNGMSVTIVRVNEKTITQEEDIPFATQTVNNDDMVRGQTKVVQEGQIGKRQKTIKITYEDGKEVSRQIIDDKLVQNPINKIVQIGTLGLLTTSRGESFRYREMKVMDATGYDAPPGSLTYSGATVRRGIIAVDPRVIPLGTRLYVEGYGPGIAADTGEAIKGNIIDLFFTSYQEACNWGRRTVRVYILK, from the coding sequence ATGGAAACAGGCAACCGAAGAATGTGGCCGGCTAAATTTAATGATTACATTAAAAAACCGGTTGTAATTCTGATATTGGCTGCGATAGTAATTTCAATAATAAGTATAAGTGTATACGTTACCTTGAAAAAACAGGTTACAATTACAGATAACGGCAAATCAACTGTTGTTATAACATTTAAACATACACTAAAAGAGCTTTTCACTGAAAAAAATATCAAACTGAGAAAAGAAGATGTTGTTACACCTTCATTGGATTCCAAAATAAAAGAGGGAATGAAGGTAAGTATCAAAAGAGCATATCCTGTAACAGTACATGTTGATGGGAAAGACACGACAATATATACAGTTAAGCCGATATTAAAAGATGCTTTGACACAAGGCAATATTGTACTGAGCCCTTACGATAAAATCAGCGTTCCCGTTGATAGCAACACATATAACGGGATGAGTGTTACTATAGTTCGTGTAAATGAGAAGACTATAACACAAGAAGAAGATATACCCTTTGCAACGCAAACGGTAAATAACGATGATATGGTAAGGGGCCAGACTAAAGTTGTACAAGAAGGCCAAATTGGAAAACGTCAAAAAACGATAAAAATTACATATGAAGATGGAAAAGAAGTATCGCGACAGATTATAGATGATAAGCTTGTTCAAAACCCTATAAATAAAATCGTGCAAATTGGTACACTTGGTTTGCTCACGACATCCAGGGGAGAAAGTTTTAGATATCGTGAGATGAAAGTCATGGATGCAACTGGATATGATGCACCACCTGGATCCCTTACGTATTCAGGGGCGACTGTTAGAAGAGGGATTATTGCAGTTGATCCGCGTGTAATACCTCTTGGTACAAGATTATATGTAGAAGGATATGGACCAGGTATTGCAGCTGATACAGGTGAAGCTATAAAAGGTAATATCATTGATTTGTTTTTTACTTCATATCAAGAAGCATGCAATTGGGGAAGACGTACTGTACGAGTTTATATATTAAAATAG
- a CDS encoding nucleoside recognition domain-containing protein has translation MINYIWFFMIAIGIIVGMISGRMGEVSKAIIDSSESAVTISIGLIGIMSLWLGIMEIAEKSGLMDILSRILKPLIIKLFPEVPKDHPAIGAMIMNISANMLGLGNAATPFGIKAMEYLQELNMRDIASNSMCTFLVINTASVQLIPAVMIGIRASLGAKNPADFVIAGLLSSVTAIIAGVTTVKILEKSPLFKE, from the coding sequence TTGATAAACTATATATGGTTTTTTATGATAGCGATAGGGATTATCGTAGGAATGATAAGTGGAAGGATGGGTGAAGTATCAAAAGCTATAATAGATTCTTCTGAATCGGCCGTTACAATATCTATAGGATTGATTGGTATCATGTCCTTATGGCTTGGCATTATGGAGATTGCCGAAAAATCAGGTTTAATGGATATATTATCTCGAATATTAAAGCCATTAATTATTAAACTCTTTCCGGAGGTGCCAAAAGATCACCCTGCAATAGGTGCAATGATTATGAATATATCTGCAAATATGTTAGGGTTGGGCAATGCAGCAACACCCTTTGGTATAAAGGCGATGGAATACCTTCAGGAACTAAATATGCGTGATATTGCATCAAATTCTATGTGTACGTTCCTTGTCATTAATACTGCATCTGTGCAATTAATACCGGCAGTAATGATAGGGATAAGAGCGTCATTGGGAGCTAAAAACCCTGCGGATTTTGTTATTGCTGGGCTCTTATCAAGTGTTACAGCGATTATAGCTGGTGTTACAACTGTAAAAATTTTAGAGAAATCACCACTTTTTAAGGAGTGA
- a CDS encoding C39 family peptidase yields the protein MKSIAKMCITFIIACLFFTQIAFAENNKVKINEQYVKPDLEMQKKSNEKIEAFMEKLNIANEKEGNMLIIQSDPTIPPSKQLSTSGYTNQPNGYTCGPTSAHNLLITLGKNVSIDTLSQELGTTQSGTSFDTNKWSNVLNSHIGSSSWYVGMWNPSTENLWIAFVGDIVSGYPLILDTHISSSTAILPGYENDPNVNVWHYVTGVGYSGYNNTTHYIAYFDPNKFRNGAYGLHTVNVSTMQAAVSERGIIY from the coding sequence ATGAAGAGCATAGCAAAGATGTGTATAACTTTTATAATCGCTTGTTTGTTTTTTACTCAAATCGCTTTTGCTGAAAATAACAAAGTAAAAATTAATGAACAATATGTAAAGCCAGATCTAGAAATGCAAAAAAAATCAAATGAAAAAATAGAAGCATTTATGGAAAAATTGAATATAGCAAATGAAAAAGAAGGTAATATGTTAATAATACAATCTGATCCAACGATACCACCTTCAAAACAATTAAGCACAAGTGGCTATACAAATCAACCTAATGGATATACATGTGGTCCTACATCGGCACATAACTTATTAATCACTCTGGGGAAAAATGTTTCAATAGACACATTAAGCCAAGAATTAGGAACCACACAATCAGGTACATCTTTTGATACAAACAAATGGTCAAATGTCTTAAACAGTCATATAGGTAGTAGTAGTTGGTATGTAGGAATGTGGAATCCATCTACTGAAAATTTGTGGATAGCTTTTGTAGGAGACATTGTAAGTGGGTATCCATTGATATTAGATACACACATTTCCTCTAGCACTGCCATATTACCAGGTTACGAAAATGACCCTAATGTTAACGTATGGCATTATGTTACTGGAGTAGGCTATAGCGGTTATAATAATACTACACATTATATTGCATATTTTGATCCAAACAAATTTCGCAATGGTGCTTACGGTTTACATACGGTTAATGTGAGTACTATGCAAGCCGCTGTAAGTGAAAGAGGGATTATTTACTAG